From the genome of Amycolatopsis camponoti:
GGCACGTCCGCCGCGCCGGTCGCGATGGCGTTCGCGATCCTCGACACGGGCGGCTCGGGCACCGCGGTCGGCCTGGTGTCCGCGGCGGGCACGGTGCCCGCGGTGCTGTTCTTCGTGATCGGCGGGGTGGTGGCCGACCGGCTGCCGCGCCACCTGGTCATCGTCGCCACGAACCTGGTCAGCACGGTCGCCCAGGGGCTGTTCGCCCTGGTGGTGTTCCTGGATTCGATCAAGCTCTGGGAGCTGATCGCGTTCTCCGCCGCCAACGGGCTCGCGATGGCCTTCCGCATGCCGGCCACCGAAGGCCTGCTGATGCGCAGCGTCGGCCGGGAGAACGCCAGCAAGGCGTTCGCCATCTTCCGGACCGGCCTCAACGGCGCCCAGGTCGCCGGCGCCGCGCTCGGCGGCGTGCTGGTGTCCGCTTTCGGCCCGGGCTGGGTGCTCGCGATCGACTCGGCCACGTTCGCCTTGACGTCGTTGCTGGCCTTCGCGATGGTGGCCGAAGGGACGCTGCGCAAGCGGGAAGGCATGATCACCGAGCTGCGCGAAGGCTGGACCGAGTTCTCCAGCCGGAAGTGGCTGTGGAGCGTGACCGTGCAGTTCGGCGTCGTCAACGCCCTCGGCGTCGGGGCGTTCACGGTGCTCGGCGCGGTGGCCTCCGACCGTCAGCTCAACGGGGCGAGTGACTGGGGTTTCATCCTTTCCGCCGACGCGGTCGGCATGATCCTCGGCGGGTTGCTGATGGTGAAGCTGCGGCCGCAGCGGCTGCTGGTTTCCGGCGTCTCCGGCGCCGTGATGCTCGCCTTGCCGCTGGCGGCGTTCGCGGCCGGCGCGCCGCTGCTGGTGATCTGCGCGGCCTCGCTGCTCGGTGGTGTCGGTGTGGAGATCTTCACCGTCAACTGGATGACCACGCTGCGGCAGGAGATCCCGCACGAGAAGTTCTCGCGCATCGCCGCGTACGAGGCGCTCTGCTCGTTCGGCCTCACCCCGCTGGGCGCGGCCGGCGCGGGCCCGGCCGCGGACCGGTTCGGTCTCGGCCGGACGCTGTGGTTCGCGAGCGGGGCCATCGTCGTCACCACCGCCATGGTCCTCGCCTCGTCCGAGGTGCGGAAGGTCAAGCGCGCCCCGGACGACGGCACCCGCGGGCCCGGTGGGCCGTTCGGCGGTCCCGGCGGTCCCGGCGGTCCCGGCGGTCCTGGTGGACCAGGGGGACCCGGCGGTCCCGGCGGTCCTGGTGGGCCGCCCGGGCCCCGCTGACCGCCGTGCTGCCCGGTGCGACCCCAGGGCACCGGGCAGCACGCGGCTCTCCGACCGGCGGCGCGAGTGCATTCCGGTGCACCAGTCACAACCCGGATAGCTTTACTTTCGTCTATCCGGATTGCGTGTAGCCTGGGCGCGTGTCGAGCGAAAAGACGCCGGGATCTTCCCGGCCGGAGGGGCCGCCGACCGGGGCGCAGCTGGCCGATGCGCTGATGCGCACCACGCACGCGTTGCGCCGGTTCGCCGGGCAGCCGTATCAGCAGCGGGGCTGGTCCACATCCCGGGTTCTGCTGATGCTGGCCGTCGACGAGGCCGGCACCCCGCGGATGGGTGACCTCAAGGACCGGCTCGGCGTCACCGGCCGGTCGATCACGTCCCTCGTGGACGGCCTGGAGGACGAAGGGCTGCTCAAGCGGTGTGACGATCCCGGTGACCGTCGGTCGATCCGGCTCGAGATCACCGCCAAGGGCCACGAGCACCTGAGCGAGATCAAGGCGCTGCACGACGCCCACGCGGAGCTGACGTTCGGCATCCTCAGCGACGCCGAACGCACCACGCTGGTCGACGTGCTCGACCGGCTGCGCGACCACGTCGCCGGCCGGTTGCCCGAACCCGACCGGTAAAACGAACCGACAATTCCATACCGGCAGAAAACCCGCACTAATCACCATTCCCGTTGCTCGTGAGAATGAATCGTGCTCATGATGTCGGCATGGTTGATTCGATCGCGATCACGGCCGATCTTTCCGATCCGGAATTCCTGCAAAACCCCTATCCCGCCCTGGCCCGGCTCCGGCGCGAAACCCCGGTCGCGCGTGTCCGGACCGCGTTCGGGTTCGACGCCTGGCTGCTGACGGAGTACGAACTCGTCCGGGAGTCGCTCGCCGACCCGCGGCTGGTCCGCAACGTGCCGGGGGAGGTGGACCCGATCCGGCAGGGGATCCCCGGCGGCGGAGCCGCGGTGGCCGGCCGCGACTTCGTCCCGCCCAGCGTCCTCGACACCGTCGACCCGCCGGAGCACACGCGGCTGCGCGCGCTCGTCCAGCCGGCCTTCACCAGCCACCGGGTCGACGGGCTCGTCGGCCGGATCGAGACCGTGGTCGCGCCCCTGGTCGACGAACTCGCCGGGACGCCGGAGTGGGACGTCATCCCGCGGATCGCCTACCGCCTTCCCCTGGCGGTGATCGGGGACCTGCTCGGTGCACCGCGGGGCGACGACCTGGAACTGATGCGGATCACCGCCGGCTTGCTCGCGGAGGACACCGACGAGGACAGCTTCATGGCGCACCGCGTCGCGCTGCACTCGCTGCGCGACTACCTGGTCGCGCTCATCGCCGAGAAGCGCCGGCAACCCGGTCCGGACCTGACCAGCACCCTCGCCGAAGCCGTGCCGGCGTCGGACGAGGTGGCCGGGTACGAACTGGTTTCGCTGCTGGTCAACATCGTCGTGGCCGGCTACGTGACCACGGGCAACATGATCGGCAGCGGGGTGGCCGCCCTGCTGACGCACCCCGATCAACTGGCCCTGCTCCGCGAGGACCGCGGGCACATCCCCTCGGCGGTCGAAGAGTTCGGGCGCATCGAGGCACCGTTCACCTCGGTACTGGCCTTCGCCGCGGAGGACCTGGCGTACGGCGAGGTCGCGATCGAGCGCGGTGACGCCGTGATCGCCTCGCTGACCGCGGCGAACCGCGACCCCGCCCGGTTCGCCGACCCCGACCGGTTCGACATCACGCGCACCGACCACGGACAGCTCGCCTACAGCCGCGGCATCCACCGCTGCCTCGGCAGCCACCTCGCGCGCGTGGAGCTCGCGGTCTTCCTCAAGCTGCTCCTCGACCGCTTCCCGGTGCTGGAGCTGGACTGCGCCCCGGAAGACCTGCGGTGGCGGGCCATCGGCGAGATCCGCGGGCTGCGGGCCGTGCCGGTCCGCACGGCCTGAGCGGGCTATCCCTCCCTGGTGTGGATCGGCGTCCGGGCCCGCAGGCCGGTCCAGTTCCGCTCGACGTAGCCGAGGGCGGACTGCCGGTCGGCCGGCCCGGACGCGATCCGCCAGCCGGCCGGCACTTCGGCGAAGGCCGGCCACAGCGAGTGCTCGTTCGCAGCGTTGGCCAGGACGAGGTAGGTGCCGTCCTGGTCTTCGAACGGGTTGGTTCCCACGAAGTTCCCTTTCCCCATCGGAGATGTTCCCGGCTGGGCGTCGACCAGGCCCTCGTCCTCCACTGCGACGAGGGCATCGGCCCGGCGCACCGCGACGCGGTCGACCTTTCCCGCGGTGCTGACCGGGAACCGGCGCCAGCGCACGAACTTGACCGGCGCGTGCGTCGGCGTCATGCGCCGGGACACGTGGTCTCGCAAGGCAGCGAAGCCCGGTGGGCCGTCCGCGGCCAGCACGACCCCGGCGTGCAGCTCCTCCCCGAGGTCCGCGCGGCGGTGGCCGTACACGCACGCGTCGACGACCCCGGGGTGGCCCACGAGCACCTTCTCGACCTCCGTCGGCGCGATCTTGGTGTCGTGCACCTTGACCACGTCGTTCATCCGGCCGAACAACCGCAGGTAGCCGGCGTCGTCGAAACTGCCGTAGTCCCCGGTGCGCACCCAGCCGTCGCGCAGCACCGCCTCCGTCAGCTCCGGATCGGCGGCGTAGCCTCGCATGCCGTAAGGGCTGCGGACGGTCACCTCACCGACGTCGCCCACCGGTACCTCCCGGCCGGTCTCCGGATCGCGGATGACGACGGCGATGTCGGGCCGCGGCCGGCCGACGGTCGTCCGCAGCGTGGGGTCGCCGTGGCCGTCGGCGGGCAGCATGGCGATCGGGCCGGCCTCCGTCGTCCCGTAGGCGTAGTGCAGCACGCCCGGGAAGACGGCGAGCGCCTGCTCGACGCGTTCCGGGGACGCCGGGCAGCCGCC
Proteins encoded in this window:
- a CDS encoding MFS transporter — its product is MEATGTSTGPPGTVSPGKKKTWFSRNYKLQMAGAIISALGTSAAPVAMAFAILDTGGSGTAVGLVSAAGTVPAVLFFVIGGVVADRLPRHLVIVATNLVSTVAQGLFALVVFLDSIKLWELIAFSAANGLAMAFRMPATEGLLMRSVGRENASKAFAIFRTGLNGAQVAGAALGGVLVSAFGPGWVLAIDSATFALTSLLAFAMVAEGTLRKREGMITELREGWTEFSSRKWLWSVTVQFGVVNALGVGAFTVLGAVASDRQLNGASDWGFILSADAVGMILGGLLMVKLRPQRLLVSGVSGAVMLALPLAAFAAGAPLLVICAASLLGGVGVEIFTVNWMTTLRQEIPHEKFSRIAAYEALCSFGLTPLGAAGAGPAADRFGLGRTLWFASGAIVVTTAMVLASSEVRKVKRAPDDGTRGPGGPFGGPGGPGGPGGPGGPGGPGGPGGPGGPPGPR
- a CDS encoding MarR family winged helix-turn-helix transcriptional regulator, which produces MSSEKTPGSSRPEGPPTGAQLADALMRTTHALRRFAGQPYQQRGWSTSRVLLMLAVDEAGTPRMGDLKDRLGVTGRSITSLVDGLEDEGLLKRCDDPGDRRSIRLEITAKGHEHLSEIKALHDAHAELTFGILSDAERTTLVDVLDRLRDHVAGRLPEPDR
- a CDS encoding cytochrome P450, with amino-acid sequence MVDSIAITADLSDPEFLQNPYPALARLRRETPVARVRTAFGFDAWLLTEYELVRESLADPRLVRNVPGEVDPIRQGIPGGGAAVAGRDFVPPSVLDTVDPPEHTRLRALVQPAFTSHRVDGLVGRIETVVAPLVDELAGTPEWDVIPRIAYRLPLAVIGDLLGAPRGDDLELMRITAGLLAEDTDEDSFMAHRVALHSLRDYLVALIAEKRRQPGPDLTSTLAEAVPASDEVAGYELVSLLVNIVVAGYVTTGNMIGSGVAALLTHPDQLALLREDRGHIPSAVEEFGRIEAPFTSVLAFAAEDLAYGEVAIERGDAVIASLTAANRDPARFADPDRFDITRTDHGQLAYSRGIHRCLGSHLARVELAVFLKLLLDRFPVLELDCAPEDLRWRAIGEIRGLRAVPVRTA
- a CDS encoding AMP-binding protein; translated protein: MSATEPAAPGHYVARILGELAGDGYRPVLRWRDETFTAAELRFAVLRVASALHEAGAGPGDTVAILTAVNSPWMLVARYATHLLGAVVVHISGANHGTVTHELPVATRARMIRETGASFVVFDDANAERVGKIAALLPEQPHLCGVGRPIRDTVTVDGRPLGRYRMEFEPQAPDCSTVIYTSGSTGRPKGVYKPFAAWNDLVLAGADEPKHFLVVSAASHTGGVLADVAIASGGSVLLRERFEPEPFLRDIEKYRITDTFIGVPLLYELAGHPAVRSADLSSLRGLLYGGCPASPERVEQALAVFPGVLHYAYGTTEAGPIAMLPADGHGDPTLRTTVGRPRPDIAVVIRDPETGREVPVGDVGEVTVRSPYGMRGYAADPELTEAVLRDGWVRTGDYGSFDDAGYLRLFGRMNDVVKVHDTKIAPTEVEKVLVGHPGVVDACVYGHRRADLGEELHAGVVLAADGPPGFAALRDHVSRRMTPTHAPVKFVRWRRFPVSTAGKVDRVAVRRADALVAVEDEGLVDAQPGTSPMGKGNFVGTNPFEDQDGTYLVLANAANEHSLWPAFAEVPAGWRIASGPADRQSALGYVERNWTGLRARTPIHTREG